A genomic window from Archaeoglobus profundus DSM 5631 includes:
- a CDS encoding HemK2/MTQ2 family protein methyltransferase → MKRERMDFTLDTVYPPAEDSELLLEVALREVREDDEVLEVGVGSGFVAEKIKEKCQFLLATDINPFACKMAREKGIDVVRTDLVKGIRKKFTLILFNPPYLELDEIERKGDWLEKAIDGGKGGIEVICRFLDLVRDVLDERGRIILIVSSFNVPHVFEKIEKRGFRWKIVAKRYLFFEELYALKIESL, encoded by the coding sequence ATGAAGAGAGAGAGGATGGATTTTACGTTAGATACCGTATATCCGCCGGCAGAAGATTCGGAACTCTTGCTTGAAGTAGCTTTGAGAGAAGTTAGAGAAGATGATGAGGTTTTGGAGGTAGGTGTCGGGAGCGGTTTTGTCGCAGAAAAAATTAAGGAGAAATGTCAGTTTTTGCTTGCGACAGATATAAACCCATTTGCATGCAAAATGGCTAGGGAAAAGGGGATCGATGTCGTTAGGACTGATCTCGTTAAGGGGATTAGGAAGAAGTTTACACTCATTCTTTTTAACCCGCCATACTTGGAGCTCGATGAGATTGAAAGGAAGGGTGACTGGCTTGAGAAAGCTATAGATGGTGGTAAAGGGGGCATTGAAGTTATTTGCAGATTTTTGGATTTGGTGAGAGATGTTTTGGATGAAAGGGGTAGAATAATACTAATAGTTTCGTCATTCAATGTTCCGCACGTCTTCGAAAAGATTGAAAAGAGGGGATTCAGATGGAAGATCGTAGCCAAGAGGTACCTCTTCTTCGAGGAGCTTTACGCTTT
- the rsmA gene encoding 16S rRNA (adenine(1518)-N(6)/adenine(1519)-N(6))-dimethyltransferase RsmA, protein MKLLKSKGQHILVDKKYLYKIVRYADLSYNDVVLEVGCGLGNLTRLLLRSVKKVYGIEIDSRFCKILREKFADEIESGRFVLIEGDALKVDFPKFDKFVANIPYQISSPLTFKLLKHDFKLAVVTYQKEFAERLVAREGSKKYGRLSVVAKAYCRAEILDIIPPKAFRPRPKVESAIVRIFPEPEVVVENKEIFEDLVRFAFSRRRKKFGKIVEEWCKERGYKAEVPEEYRDKRPEEIPAKVYAKIADEVA, encoded by the coding sequence ATGAAACTCCTAAAATCCAAAGGGCAGCACATACTCGTAGACAAAAAGTACCTTTACAAGATAGTTCGCTATGCAGATTTGAGCTACAACGATGTAGTCTTAGAGGTTGGATGTGGCCTAGGTAATTTGACAAGACTTCTTCTAAGGAGTGTGAAGAAAGTTTACGGAATTGAGATCGATTCGAGATTCTGTAAGATACTTAGAGAGAAATTTGCTGATGAGATAGAAAGTGGAAGGTTTGTACTGATTGAGGGGGATGCTTTGAAGGTTGATTTTCCCAAGTTTGACAAGTTTGTGGCGAACATACCTTATCAAATTTCCTCACCTCTCACTTTTAAACTGCTCAAGCATGACTTCAAGTTGGCGGTGGTTACGTATCAGAAAGAATTTGCGGAAAGATTGGTTGCAAGGGAAGGTAGCAAGAAGTATGGAAGACTGAGCGTTGTAGCTAAAGCCTACTGCAGAGCAGAAATCCTAGACATCATTCCTCCAAAAGCTTTCAGACCCAGACCAAAAGTCGAATCTGCCATTGTTCGAATATTTCCAGAGCCTGAAGTAGTTGTTGAAAATAAAGAGATTTTTGAGGATTTGGTTAGATTTGCATTTTCGAGGAGAAGGAAGAAGTTTGGAAAGATAGTTGAGGAGTGGTGTAAGGAGAGGGGTTATAAGGCAGAAGTTCCTGAGGAATATAGAGACAAAAGACCTGAAGAAATTCCAGCTAAGGTCTATGCAAAGATTGCGGATGAGGTAGCATGA